In Streptomyces chartreusis, the following proteins share a genomic window:
- a CDS encoding ABC transporter permease codes for MTARAKVPPRGPGRAGHTAGSVAARHALLRWSVLAAAVTVWQLAARAHGSVYFPPPVEIARHAVDLWFSGPVRHVFLTEEAVGNILPSLGRMAAGFCVAAVAGIALGIAIGRSRRVYALCDPVLQFARAVPPPALVPVFVVILDFGTPMQIASIVLSAVWPVLINTAEGARHTDPLRIEVAAVLRLTPLERLRFLILPSALPRIFAGLRLSLSLSLILMVFSELLPGTANGIGFTLTDAQSRSDLLTVWAALVLLGALGHLLNTGLLAVEKRLVGRGRTTTG; via the coding sequence GTGACGGCGCGGGCGAAGGTGCCGCCGCGGGGTCCGGGGCGCGCGGGTCACACCGCGGGCTCCGTCGCCGCGCGGCACGCCCTGCTCCGCTGGTCCGTGCTCGCGGCGGCCGTCACCGTCTGGCAGTTGGCGGCCCGGGCGCATGGCAGCGTGTACTTCCCGCCGCCCGTGGAGATCGCCCGGCACGCCGTCGATCTCTGGTTCTCCGGGCCCGTCCGGCACGTGTTCCTCACCGAGGAGGCCGTCGGGAACATCCTGCCCAGCCTCGGGCGGATGGCCGCCGGGTTCTGCGTCGCCGCCGTCGCCGGGATCGCTCTCGGCATCGCGATCGGCCGCTCGCGGCGCGTGTACGCCCTGTGCGACCCCGTTCTGCAATTCGCCCGAGCCGTCCCGCCGCCCGCCCTCGTCCCCGTCTTCGTCGTGATCCTCGACTTCGGTACGCCCATGCAGATCGCCTCGATCGTCCTCAGCGCCGTCTGGCCGGTGCTGATCAACACGGCCGAAGGGGCCCGCCACACCGACCCGCTGCGCATCGAGGTCGCCGCCGTCCTGCGCCTCACCCCACTCGAACGGCTCCGCTTCCTGATCCTGCCCTCCGCGCTGCCCCGCATCTTCGCCGGACTGCGCCTGAGCCTCTCCCTCTCCCTCATCCTCATGGTCTTCTCGGAACTGCTCCCCGGCACCGCCAACGGCATCGGCTTCACGCTCACCGACGCCCAGTCCCGCTCAGACCTGCTCACCGTCTGGGCGGCGCTGGTCCTGCTCGGTGCCCTCGGTCATCTCCTCAACACCGGCCTGCTGGCGGTCGAGAAGCGCCTCGTCGGCCGGGGGAGGACGACGACCGGATGA